The Kitasatospora paranensis genome has a window encoding:
- a CDS encoding sensor histidine kinase, protein MRSKPKDALRAGPVPAWWPAAQAATPRALLRRVLPGPWRVRAVLSETVPAVLLGGLVGVLGVDDHGPWAAAGAGLAAALLYVLRRGLPAVVLVFAGAGAGADGAFLPLLVAAGWSAGRRIASPATLTTAFTVALAVTVPASAWLDPGGVSLTTNLVVSAVGFLLLAVLPAVIGRYRAQRRALLTALRERNDQLLREREMIARQARLRERQRIAQDMHDSLGHRLALISVHTGALEVDRTLTDRQREAVAVLREAAAGAMRELREVVLLLRDDAVTETGGVEGVDRLAAESRAAGVDVIVHHGGEPRPVTAPAGHAAYRIVQEGLTNAHKHAPGTPIAVALRWEPDALLVEVVNGPAPLPEGAAIGSGQGLTGLRERARLLGGIVHAAPTSDGGFRLAGVLPYDGAGPPGVLEQAAETDLLLPPMPPDPGARRSPAIGCALGAGLVLLITIGALTWGGFAFVRSVHNATLSRAAFDAMPLGAPEAEIRPQLPPGSNLMTADYRASGPPAPADASCEWFISGDENAPLQTETVLRLCFRGGRLVDKQHYAAGG, encoded by the coding sequence GTGAGATCGAAGCCGAAGGACGCGCTCCGCGCCGGGCCCGTCCCCGCCTGGTGGCCGGCCGCGCAGGCCGCCACGCCGCGCGCGCTGCTCCGTCGCGTCCTGCCCGGGCCGTGGCGGGTGCGCGCCGTGCTGTCCGAGACCGTCCCGGCGGTGCTCCTCGGTGGCCTCGTCGGCGTCCTGGGGGTCGACGACCACGGCCCGTGGGCGGCCGCGGGCGCCGGCCTCGCCGCGGCGCTGCTGTACGTGCTGCGCCGCGGGCTGCCCGCGGTGGTGCTGGTGTTCGCGGGCGCCGGGGCGGGCGCCGACGGCGCCTTCCTGCCGCTGCTGGTGGCCGCGGGCTGGTCGGCCGGGCGGCGGATCGCCAGCCCGGCCACGCTGACCACCGCCTTCACGGTCGCGCTGGCGGTGACCGTGCCGGCCTCGGCCTGGCTCGACCCGGGCGGCGTCTCGCTGACGACCAACCTCGTCGTGTCGGCGGTCGGCTTCCTGCTGCTGGCGGTCCTGCCCGCCGTCATCGGCCGGTACCGCGCCCAGCGCAGGGCGCTGCTCACCGCCCTGCGCGAGCGCAACGACCAGTTGCTGCGCGAGCGGGAGATGATCGCCCGCCAGGCCCGGCTGCGCGAGCGCCAGCGGATCGCCCAGGACATGCACGACAGCCTCGGCCACCGGCTCGCCCTGATCTCCGTGCACACCGGTGCCCTGGAGGTCGACCGCACCCTGACGGACCGGCAGCGGGAGGCCGTCGCCGTGCTCCGCGAGGCCGCGGCCGGCGCGATGCGGGAGCTCCGCGAGGTGGTGCTGCTGCTCCGGGACGACGCGGTGACGGAGACCGGCGGCGTCGAGGGCGTCGACCGGCTGGCCGCGGAGTCCCGCGCGGCCGGGGTCGACGTCATTGTCCACCACGGCGGCGAGCCGCGGCCGGTCACCGCCCCGGCCGGCCACGCCGCGTACCGGATCGTCCAGGAGGGCCTGACCAACGCCCACAAGCACGCGCCCGGCACCCCGATCGCCGTCGCGCTGCGCTGGGAGCCCGATGCCCTGCTGGTCGAGGTGGTCAACGGCCCGGCGCCCCTGCCGGAGGGGGCGGCGATCGGCAGCGGCCAGGGCCTCACCGGCCTGCGCGAGCGGGCCCGGCTGCTCGGCGGCATCGTGCACGCCGCCCCGACCTCCGACGGTGGCTTCCGGCTGGCCGGTGTCCTGCCCTACGACGGAGCCGGTCCGCCCGGGGTGCTGGAGCAGGCCGCCGAGACGGATCTGCTCCTGCCGCCGATGCCGCCGGATCCGGGGGCGCGCCGCAGCCCGGCGATCGGGTGCGCACTGGGCGCGGGCCTGGTGCTGCTGATCACGATCGGCGCGCTGACCTGGGGCGGGTTCGCCTTCGTCCGATCGGTGCACAACGCCACCCTGTCGCGTGCGGCCTTCGACGCCATGCCGCTCGGTGCCCCGGAGGCCGAGATACGGCCGCAGCTGCCGCCCGGCAGCAACCTGATGACCGCCGACTACCGCGCCTCGGGGCCGCCCGCCCCTGCAGACGCGTCCTGCGAGTGGTTCATCTCCGGCGACGAGAACGCCCCGCTGCAGACCGAGACGGTGCTGCGGCTGTGCTTCCGAGGCGGTCGGCTCGTCGACAAGCAGCACTACGCTGCCGGGGGGTGA
- a CDS encoding beta-N-acetylhexosaminidase produces the protein MLDVARHFLPVGYLRRTVDLLALHRMNVLHLHLTDDQGWRMPVAAYPRLTEVGAVRPRSMAGRAGSGRFDEQPHGGSYTAAELRALVRYAADRGVTVVPEIEMPGHARAALAAHPALGNVPGRQLGVWTEWGVCENVLGVHDEVMDFCRTVLDEVMDVFDSPYLHLGGDECPTREWEESPAAQRRAADLGLASPKELHGWFLGQVGAHVLAAGRRPVVWAEDSSAGLPPEFTVMPWRDGDHALAAARSGHDVVLTPYRSTYLDYPQSDAPDEPLGQAGAVVDVPAVYDLDPGPAHWTPAERARVLGAQAQLWTEFVTGPDDADRRLYPRLCALAQRVWNPDADLAADFEPALRRHRPRLAALGLDGRHP, from the coding sequence ATGCTGGACGTCGCCCGGCACTTCCTGCCGGTCGGCTACCTCCGGCGCACCGTCGACCTGCTGGCCCTCCACCGGATGAACGTGCTGCACCTGCACCTCACCGACGACCAGGGCTGGCGGATGCCCGTCGCGGCGTACCCGCGGCTCACCGAGGTCGGCGCGGTCCGCCCGCGGTCGATGGCCGGCCGGGCCGGCAGCGGCCGCTTCGACGAGCAGCCGCACGGCGGCAGCTACACGGCGGCGGAGCTGCGGGCCCTCGTCCGGTACGCGGCGGACCGCGGCGTCACCGTCGTGCCGGAGATCGAGATGCCCGGCCACGCCCGGGCCGCCCTCGCCGCCCACCCCGCGCTCGGCAACGTGCCCGGGCGGCAGCTCGGGGTGTGGACGGAGTGGGGCGTGTGCGAGAACGTGCTCGGCGTCCACGACGAGGTGATGGACTTCTGCCGCACCGTCCTCGACGAGGTGATGGACGTGTTCGACTCCCCGTACCTGCACCTCGGCGGCGACGAGTGCCCGACCCGCGAGTGGGAGGAGAGCCCCGCGGCGCAGCGGCGCGCCGCCGACCTCGGACTGGCCTCGCCCAAGGAGCTGCACGGCTGGTTCCTCGGGCAGGTCGGCGCGCACGTCCTGGCCGCCGGCCGCCGTCCGGTGGTCTGGGCCGAGGACAGCTCGGCGGGGCTGCCGCCGGAGTTCACCGTGATGCCCTGGCGGGACGGCGACCACGCGCTGGCCGCGGCCCGCAGCGGACACGACGTCGTCCTGACCCCCTACCGCTCCACCTACCTCGACTACCCGCAGTCGGACGCCCCCGACGAGCCGCTCGGCCAGGCGGGCGCCGTCGTCGACGTCCCCGCCGTGTACGACCTCGACCCCGGCCCCGCGCACTGGACGCCGGCCGAACGGGCCCGGGTGCTCGGGGCCCAGGCCCAGCTGTGGACCGAGTTCGTGACCGGCCCGGACGACGCCGACCGCCGGCTCTACCCGCGGCTGTGCGCGCTCGCCCAGCGGGTCTGGAACCCCGACGCCGACCTGGCCGCCGACTTCGAGCCCGCGCTGCGCCGCCACCGCCCCCGGCTGGCCGCCCTCGGCCTCGACGGCCGCCACCCCTAG
- a CDS encoding cellulose binding domain-containing protein, producing the protein MPRRLRAALAVCAAAGLAGAALATAPASAATDALSVQYRTSATGATADQSEPWFEVVNTGSTTVPLSDLKLRYYFKSDGPAVSYRFACSWAVKGCGNITGTFGTLASPTATADRYLEIGFTSGAGSLAPGQNTGDMQLRFYRADWQTLTQSDDYSFNGAQTTYANWGKVTLQRAGAVVWGTAPAGNDPSPSPSPSPSSSTSTPPTDPNAPALFDDFSYTASSDPAVQQHGWTVKSGQGGPGVAGATWSPADITFSNSVMNMRLTTDGTAAGTKETELQTTARKFKNGTYAARVKFDDTPTGGPDGDHVNQTFFTFTPLNAPMDPDYSEQDFEYLPNGGWGEQSNIMYTTSWETYNPDPWNAVNTHTENRASYDGWHDLQITIDNSAITYYIDGQVFGVHGEPYLPETQQWIDFNHWLIDLNGQTSSTPRSYDEQVDYVYYVKDQVLTPAQVAAKVAGYRTAGTAFTDTVPAG; encoded by the coding sequence ATGCCCCGTCGGCTGCGTGCCGCGCTCGCCGTCTGCGCCGCCGCCGGCCTGGCCGGCGCCGCACTGGCGACCGCGCCGGCCTCGGCCGCCACCGACGCGCTCAGCGTCCAGTACCGCACCAGCGCCACCGGTGCCACCGCCGACCAGTCCGAGCCCTGGTTCGAGGTGGTCAACACCGGCTCCACGACCGTGCCGCTCAGCGACCTCAAGCTGCGCTACTACTTCAAGTCCGACGGCCCCGCCGTCTCCTACCGTTTCGCCTGCTCCTGGGCGGTGAAGGGCTGCGGCAACATCACCGGCACCTTCGGCACCCTGGCCAGTCCGACCGCCACCGCCGACCGCTACCTGGAGATCGGGTTCACCTCCGGCGCGGGCTCCCTCGCCCCGGGCCAGAACACCGGCGACATGCAGCTGCGCTTCTACCGCGCCGACTGGCAGACCCTCACCCAGTCCGACGACTACTCGTTCAACGGTGCGCAGACCACGTATGCGAACTGGGGCAAGGTCACCCTCCAGCGGGCGGGCGCCGTCGTCTGGGGCACCGCGCCGGCCGGCAACGACCCCTCGCCGTCGCCCTCCCCGTCGCCGTCGTCGAGCACCTCCACCCCGCCGACCGACCCGAACGCGCCGGCGTTGTTCGACGACTTCAGCTACACCGCCAGCAGCGACCCCGCCGTCCAGCAGCACGGCTGGACGGTGAAGTCCGGCCAGGGCGGCCCCGGCGTGGCCGGCGCCACCTGGTCGCCCGCCGACATCACCTTCAGCAACTCGGTGATGAACATGCGGCTCACCACCGACGGCACCGCCGCCGGCACCAAGGAGACCGAGCTCCAGACCACCGCCCGCAAGTTCAAGAACGGCACCTACGCGGCCCGGGTGAAGTTCGACGACACCCCGACCGGCGGCCCCGACGGCGACCACGTCAACCAGACCTTCTTCACCTTCACCCCGCTCAACGCGCCGATGGACCCGGACTACAGCGAGCAGGACTTCGAGTACCTGCCGAACGGCGGCTGGGGCGAGCAGAGCAACATCATGTACACGACGTCCTGGGAGACCTACAACCCGGACCCGTGGAACGCCGTCAACACCCACACCGAGAACCGCGCCTCGTACGACGGCTGGCACGACCTCCAGATCACCATCGACAACAGCGCCATCACCTACTACATCGACGGCCAGGTGTTCGGCGTGCACGGTGAGCCCTACCTGCCCGAGACCCAGCAGTGGATCGACTTCAACCACTGGCTGATCGACCTCAACGGCCAGACGAGCTCCACCCCGCGCTCCTACGACGAGCAGGTCGACTACGTCTACTACGTGAAGGACCAGGTGCTCACCCCCGCCCAGGTCGCCGCCAAGGTGGCCGGCTACCGGACGGCCGGCACCGCGTTCACCGACACCGTCCCGGCCGGCTGA
- a CDS encoding GAF domain-containing SpoIIE family protein phosphatase: MRRPGDRHLPRPGRPDAPGRADRLPGRLPRPVRGHPAARPAAGHRDALHRRAAVLRDPGQLQAAYPGIPQDEMCAWAFLPLIASGQAVGSCILGFDRPRTFTAEDRVQLTALGGLIAQALERARLYDAEFALARGLQQALLPHRLPEVTGVGIAARYLPGTRGMEIGGDWYDAIATPYGLCLVIGDVEGHNVGAAATMGQLRSAVRAFASGGSPPAEVLVRTNHLLVDLDPGLLASCCLIHLDPAEGRAYGVRAGHLPPLLRLPDGSAEVVDLEGGPLLGVDRSAQYPTTRFLLPAGAVLALYTDGLVESPAISIDEGIEHLRAALAHVVPATLDRLAERLVARARRSTQRLDDIALLLVRRG; this comes from the coding sequence ATACGGCGGCCAGGAGATCGCCATCTACCTCGCCCAGGCCGGCCGGATGCACCTGGTCGGGCAGACCGGCTACCAGGACGGCTTCCTCGACCGGTTCGAGGCCACCCCGCTGCGCGCCCGGCTGCCGGGCACCGAGACGCTCTCCACCGGCGCGCCGCTGTTCTTCGAGACCCCGGCCAGCTCCAGGCCGCCTACCCCGGCATCCCGCAGGACGAGATGTGCGCCTGGGCGTTCCTGCCGCTGATCGCCTCCGGCCAGGCCGTCGGCAGCTGCATCCTCGGCTTCGACCGGCCGCGCACCTTCACCGCCGAGGACCGCGTCCAGCTCACGGCGCTGGGCGGCCTGATCGCCCAGGCGCTGGAACGCGCCCGCCTCTACGACGCCGAGTTCGCCCTCGCCCGCGGCCTCCAGCAGGCGCTGCTGCCGCACCGGCTGCCGGAGGTCACCGGTGTCGGCATCGCCGCCCGCTACCTGCCCGGCACCCGCGGCATGGAGATCGGCGGCGACTGGTACGACGCCATCGCCACCCCGTACGGGCTCTGCCTGGTCATCGGCGACGTCGAGGGCCACAACGTCGGGGCGGCCGCCACCATGGGGCAGCTGCGCAGCGCCGTCCGCGCCTTCGCCTCGGGCGGCAGCCCGCCGGCCGAGGTCCTCGTCCGGACCAACCACCTGCTGGTCGACCTCGACCCGGGGCTGCTCGCCAGCTGCTGCCTGATCCACCTCGACCCGGCCGAGGGCCGGGCCTATGGCGTCAGGGCCGGCCACCTGCCGCCGCTGCTGCGGCTGCCCGACGGGTCCGCCGAGGTCGTCGACCTGGAGGGCGGTCCGCTGCTCGGGGTGGACCGCTCCGCCCAGTACCCGACCACCCGCTTCCTGCTGCCGGCCGGTGCCGTCCTCGCGCTCTACACCGACGGTCTGGTCGAGTCGCCGGCCATCTCGATCGACGAGGGGATCGAGCACCTGCGGGCCGCGCTCGCCCACGTCGTGCCGGCCACCCTGGACCGGCTGGCCGAGCGCCTGGTCGCCCGGGCCCGCCGCTCCACCCAACGCCTCGACGACATCGCGCTGCTCCTGGTGCGGCGCGGCTGA